The DNA sequence GGGAAAATTGCTTTTTAGAGAAAATTTAAAATACAATCTCACTCATAAAGAAAGATTTTTCACACAAAGTGATGAGTTTATCTTGGATGTTCCGCCAAATCGTTTGATAAAATCTACTCTTGAATTTCTAAAATCCAAAACAACAATACATAAATTTAAAGTCATAAAAGTCTTGCAAATGTTTGATGAGGTGCAGTTATCTAAAAATTATAAAAAAGATTTCGAGTATAAAATTTCAAGACATTTTGATTATTATGAAACTTTGCTTTCTTGGTGTAAAATTTTTTTACAAAATGAAACTTTTACTCCTTATAAAGGAAGCAACGAAGCTTTTGCTTTGCTTTTTCCCATGGAAAAACTTTTTGAAGACTATATAGCTCATATGTTTAAAATAGCCAATGAGCAAGTTAAGATTAAAACTCAAGATAAAACAAAATTTCTAATGAGTAAAAATAATATTGAAGATTGTTTTTTACTTAAGCCAGATCTTCATATCCAAGATCATATAATCGCAGATACTAAATGGAAAATTTTAAGCGATAGTGATGATAAAAAACAATACCCTATCGTACAAAGTGATCTTTATCAAATGTTTGCTTATGCTGTTACATTCAAGGTAAAAGAGGTTTGGCTTATTTATCCTTTGTGTGGGAGGACTTTAGAATTAAAAGAGAAAAGCAAAAAGGATGAGTATTTTTTCAAAGCAAGTGATCTTGCAAATTCTACAAAAGATCGCATAAAATTAAAAATCTTATTCGCACCCTTACCTTTTGCAAATGATTTTTATGCCTAAATTGATTAAAAAACCAAAACAAGCAACGATAATAATACAAGCTCCGCTAGAAAGATCAAAATAATAGCTAAGTAAAAGCCCGCTTAAGCAAAAAATCATACTTAAAAAACTTGCTAGAATCATTATAAAGCCAAGTTTTTTGCTAAAATTTTCAGCAATAAAGCTAGGGATACTCAGTAACGCCATAATAAGAATAAGTCCAACAAGACGGATCGAAATACAAATGCAAAATGCCATTAATGCGATTAAGAGATAGTGAAAAAAAGTTGTGTTGATTCCACGTACCTTTGCAAATTCAGCATCAAAGCTTATTGCTTCAAATTGTCTATAAAATAAAAGCATTAAAAAAATCACAATCGCATCGATCAGTCCCATTAAATATAAATCTTGATTTTCAACTGCTAAAATATTTCCAAAAAGATAGGCCATAAGATCAGTATTATAACTGGGACTTAAATCTATAAGTATGATACCAATTGCCATACCAAATGCCCAAATCACAGCAATAATATTATCACTTCTATGCTCATAACGTTTGACTAAAAAGGCAACAATAAAGGCTAAAACTAAGGTAAAAATACTTGTACTAAGCAAAATAGGTAAAGAAAAATAAAAAGCAATCCCTATACCCCCAAAAGCTCCATGTGTAATGCCTCCAGCCATTGAAAAAAGCCGATTAATCATGATTAGAGTGCCTATAATTCCACACGCAATACTGACTAAAATTGCCGCAAAAAGAGCGTTTTGAAATATAGTAAAATGAAAAATTTCAAACATTATTTTTCCTTAGAAAGACACAGTGGTTTTTAAATTTTCATCTTTACATTTATGATTACATAGGCAAGAATTTAAACTCATTTCTACATCGCAAAAATGAGAATGATTTTCGTATAAATGTTTTAAAAAATCATTCTTCTTTTTTTCCTTTTGATTGGAGTGCAAAAATAATTCTTTATTTAAGTGCGCGATTTTATCACTATAGGCAAGGACTAAATTTATATCATGACAAACAAGTAAAATGCCAATACCTTTTTCATGTAAAGATTTCAAAAGCTCAAAAATTTGAATCGCTGATTTGCTATCAACACTCGCAGTTGGTTCATCTAATATAAGCATTTTGCATTCATCTACCAGAGCCCTTGCTATAAATACGCGTTGTCTTTGTCCTCCGCTTAATTGATTGATTTTTTTATTCCAAGAATCTTGCATTTGGACTTTTTTTAAAGCTTCTAAGGCTTTGTTTTTATCTTCTTGTTTATAAAAACCAAATTTTTTTTTATTGATAAGTCCCATAAGTACAATCTCTAGGACTCTAGGATTAAAATTCGGATTGGCTAAGGTATGTTGTGGAACATAGCCAATTTCAGTTTTTTTTATTTGTTTAAATGTAATTGAATTATGCGAATTTAAAAGTCCTAAAATCAACTTTATGAGTGTAGATTTTCCAGCACCATTTGGACCTATTATAGACAAGAAATCTTGGTTGTTATAGGTCAGGTTGATATTTTTTAAAACACATTCTTTATTGTAAGAATAATTAAGATTTTTAATAGAAAAAAATTCCATAAAATTACCTATTTTAAAGCTTTAGATAAGGCATCGCTGACATTTAAAAGTTCTTTTTCCCAATCTTTTGAAAGATGATTGATAACATAAATTTGAGCATCACATTGACGAGCTAAGGCTTTTGCCGCATTTTCAGGAAAACCATTTTGAACAAAAATAGTTTTAATGTGTTTATTTTTAATAAAAGTTATCAGTTGTTTTAATTCTTTTATTTTGGGTTCTTTTCCTAAAATTTCTACAGGAATTTGAATCAAATGATAGCGTTTGGCAAAATAAGCCCATGAAGGATGGTAGACAATAAATTCTTTTTGTTTGGTATTTTCAAGTTTTGAAGAGATTTGTAAATTGAGATTATCTAATTCTGCTAAGAATTTATTTAAATTTTCCTTATAAAAATTTTTATTTTCAGGATATTTTTGAGCTAAAGCATCATAAATATTTAAAGCCATAGTTTGAACCAATATAGGATCTAGCCAGGTATGAGGATCTTTTTGTTCACCATGATGAGAATCTTGAAAATCTAATAATTTAATATTCTTTTGCATATTAATAATTTCTAAGTTAGGAAAATTATGGTGAAATTTATCTATAAAAATTTTTTCAAATTCTAAACCTATGGTAAAATAAATTTCACTTTGCTCCAATTTTTTCATAATACTTGGTTTAAACTCAAAATGATGTTCATTAGTGTTAGGGGGTAAAATAATATTAACTTTTAAAGTATTTCCGGCTATTTTTTCAATAAAAAAGGCTTGAGGCGGTATGCTTACACTTACAATGGGAATATTTTTATTATTTTTTGTGTTAAAATTTTGAGCCCAAATTAAATTTAAAGAACCTAAAACTATAAATAGAAAAAATATTTTTTTTATCATTAAAAACCTTATATTTTAGATATTTTACGAGATTATTTTTTTAATATAAAATAAATTTTTGCTTCGTTATAATATCATTTTTTTTGTAAAAATTATTTAAAATTGAAAAAGGGAATATCTATGGGGAATTTGAAATTTAAGGTTTCTTTTGTCGCGGGTTTAATTACCGTAATTTGTTTAAGTATTTTGGGTGTTGTAACTTATTTTTTTCTAAAAAATTTAATTTATAATCAAGTTATTAAAACTGAAACTAGCTATATAAAAGTTGCTAAAAACTCTCTTATATCATTTCAAGAAAAGAATTTAGATGCTATTCAAAATTATAGCAAGAGAATTTTGAATTTTTCTTATGATGAGTTAAACAGTGAAAAAGCTCTTATGGAAAATGTAGGAGAAGACCTTAAGATTTTAAGAGATACTGGCGGTTTCTTAGCAGCATATATTGCTCAGCCAAATGGAGAATTGGTTGTATCAGATACAGATTCAGATGCTAAGGGAGTTGATTTTGGAACTTATGGCAAAAAAGATAATTATGATGCAAGAACTAGAGAATATTATCAAGAAGCCTTAAAAACAAATGGTGTTTATATAACTTCATCTTATATCGATGTTTCTTCAAAACTTCCATGCTTTACTTATGCTAAAGCTCTTTACAAAGATGGTAAATTTATAGGAGTGTTAGGAATTGATATCTTAACAAAAGATTTACAAAAAGAATATGAAGCAAATCCAGGAAGAACTTTTGCATTTGATAAAAATAATAAAATTTTTGCAGCTACAGATAAGGAGCAACTTAAAGAAGGCTATAATATTGATCAAATTGCAGCCTTATCCAAAACAAAAGCAGATTTTGAACCTTTTGAATATATAAGAAAAAAAGATAATAGTGAAAGATTTGCTATATGTGCAAAATATGAAAACTCGACCATTTGCATAGGAGAACCACTTGATATTGTAAGAGAACCTATTCTTAAAATGACTTATGTACAAATCGTTTCTTCTGTGATAATGGTTGTAATCATTTCTTTCTTATTGTATATTTTTATTGCCAAACTTCTCTCCCCACTCACCATCATCCAAAACGGTCTTAATGCTTTCTTTGATTTTATCAATCATAAAACAAAGAATGTTTCTACTATTAATATAAAAACTAATGATGAGTTTGGTCAAATCTCAAAAGCCATTAATGAAAACATCCTTATTACTAAACAAGGTTTAGAACAAGATAATCAAGCTGTAAAAGAATCAGTCTCTACAGTTCAAGTTGTAGAAAAAGGAGATTTAACAGCAAGAATTACTGCAAATCCAAGAAATCCTCAACTTGTAGAACTTAAAAATGTTTTAAATAAACTCTTAGATGTCTTACAAGAAAAAGTAGGTTCTGATATGAATGCTATTCATAAAATCTTTGAAGAATATAAGAGCTTAGATTTTAGAAATAAATTAGAAAATGCTAGAGGTAGTGTTGAAGTTACTACTAATGCTTTAGGTGAAGAAATCATTAAAATGTTAAAACAAAGTTCTGATTTTGCTAATCACTTAGCAAGTGAAAGTTCTAAATTACAAAATGCTGTTCAAAACCTAACTAGCTCTTCTAATTCTCAAGCAGCTTCTTTAGAAGAAACTGCTGCTGCTTTAGAAGAAATTACTTCTTCTATGCAAAATGTTTCTGTTAAAACCTCTGATGTAATCACTCAATCAGAAGAGATTAAAAATGTTACAAGTATTATTGGAGATATTGCAGATCAAATCAATCTTTTAGCATTAAATGCTGCTATAGAAGCAGCACGTGCAGGAGAACATGGACGAGGCTTTGCTGTTGTGGCTGATGAAGTTAGAAAACTAGCAGAAAGAACTCAAAAATCATTGAGTGAAATAGAAGCTAATACTAACTTACTTGTTCAATCTATTAATGATATGGCAGAATCTATTAAAGAACAAACTGCAGGTATTACTCAAATCAATGAAAGTGTAGCTGCTATTGATCAAACCACTAAAGATAATGTTGAAATTGCTAATGAGAGTGCAATCATTTCTAATACTGTTAGTGATATAGCTAATAATATATTAGAAGATGTTAAGAAGAAAAGATTTTAAGAATCTTTTCTTTAAATTATAATCAAATGATTATTCTTTAAATCATAATCTTTAAACTATTATCTTAAATCATTATTTTTAAATAGTTATTTTTAAATAACTATTTTTTATGATAATTGAAGATTCATTATTAAATTAAGCAATTTAATCTTTTAATGGATTTTTTATTAAAAGATTAAAAGCTTTATTTTTGATTTAATAATTTCTTTAATTTTATCTTTTGTAACTAAATTTTTAAGTTCATTACTTTCTGCTTTAATTCCATTCATATTTAAATGCCATAAAGCATTTTCTATAGCTTCATCTTTTTTTCTTTCTACTATGCGTGTTTCATCAAAAATAAATTTATAAAAAGTTATATTTTTTTCTAGTAAAAAACTTTCTAAATCTTGTTTATTAAATCCTTTAAATTCAGTATTAAAATGTTTAAATATTGGGTCTAAAAAATCACTTTTTCTATAATCAGCCCAGCCAAGATATATTCTTTGAGAAGCTAAATTTAAAAAAGCTTTGAAATCATTTTCATTTTGCAAAGCTAAAGACATACTTAAAAACGCTATATCAAAGTTTTCTTGATTTTCTTTATAAAAATTTTCAAAATCTAAATGAAGTATTTTAATATTATTAATATTATTTTTTATAGCATCTTCTTTTAAAATTTCAAGCATAGCTTTAGAATTATCTATACCTAAAACACTTTTTGCTTTTTGCGCTAAATGTAAAGTCCAAACACCTGTGCCACAACCTATATCTACAATATTTTTATTTGTAAAATCAATATTTAATTCATTTAACTTCTTAAAAGTTTGCTTTTGGATATCGTTTAATTTTGCATATCTTGCATAGCTTTTAGCCTTTTTATCCCACAAATTCATATTCATTCCCAAAAAAATAATTAAAATATAATTGTAAAATGTTTCTTTTAACTATACAAATAAATAAAACTAATATCAATAAATCTTTAATTTAAAGTAGCATTAATAAAATAAATAAAAATCTTTAATATTTAGAAAAATATAACTTTTTATAAATTTATTTTTGAT is a window from the Campylobacter sp. RM10537 genome containing:
- a CDS encoding McrC family protein; this translates as MTNVFQVIEYQAFGENDLKKDFGNRANKFYKELEEFAKNNEIFLGFKNKNTLKAKNYVGMIQTKSGILEILPKCTDLENYQGEKDENFKKINFHQLKQIYKLDIQKNGSKNEIKIEKFVNFNYEKNYNFPSKQLLLNLLTTLKNSPFKKSHISSLKTSKMPLFEIFISMFLEELDIVFKKGLKKDYVSIQDNRAFLKGKLLFRENLKYNLTHKERFFTQSDEFILDVPPNRLIKSTLEFLKSKTTIHKFKVIKVLQMFDEVQLSKNYKKDFEYKISRHFDYYETLLSWCKIFLQNETFTPYKGSNEAFALLFPMEKLFEDYIAHMFKIANEQVKIKTQDKTKFLMSKNNIEDCFLLKPDLHIQDHIIADTKWKILSDSDDKKQYPIVQSDLYQMFAYAVTFKVKEVWLIYPLCGRTLELKEKSKKDEYFFKASDLANSTKDRIKLKILFAPLPFANDFYA
- a CDS encoding metal ABC transporter permease; this encodes MFEIFHFTIFQNALFAAILVSIACGIIGTLIMINRLFSMAGGITHGAFGGIGIAFYFSLPILLSTSIFTLVLAFIVAFLVKRYEHRSDNIIAVIWAFGMAIGIILIDLSPSYNTDLMAYLFGNILAVENQDLYLMGLIDAIVIFLMLLFYRQFEAISFDAEFAKVRGINTTFFHYLLIALMAFCICISIRLVGLILIMALLSIPSFIAENFSKKLGFIMILASFLSMIFCLSGLLLSYYFDLSSGACIIIVACFGFLINLGIKIICKR
- a CDS encoding ABC transporter ATP-binding protein, which gives rise to MEFFSIKNLNYSYNKECVLKNINLTYNNQDFLSIIGPNGAGKSTLIKLILGLLNSHNSITFKQIKKTEIGYVPQHTLANPNFNPRVLEIVLMGLINKKKFGFYKQEDKNKALEALKKVQMQDSWNKKINQLSGGQRQRVFIARALVDECKMLILDEPTASVDSKSAIQIFELLKSLHEKGIGILLVCHDINLVLAYSDKIAHLNKELFLHSNQKEKKKNDFLKHLYENHSHFCDVEMSLNSCLCNHKCKDENLKTTVSF
- a CDS encoding metal ABC transporter solute-binding protein, Zn/Mn family, yielding MKKIFFLFIVLGSLNLIWAQNFNTKNNKNIPIVSVSIPPQAFFIEKIAGNTLKVNIILPPNTNEHHFEFKPSIMKKLEQSEIYFTIGLEFEKIFIDKFHHNFPNLEIINMQKNIKLLDFQDSHHGEQKDPHTWLDPILVQTMALNIYDALAQKYPENKNFYKENLNKFLAELDNLNLQISSKLENTKQKEFIVYHPSWAYFAKRYHLIQIPVEILGKEPKIKELKQLITFIKNKHIKTIFVQNGFPENAAKALARQCDAQIYVINHLSKDWEKELLNVSDALSKALK
- a CDS encoding methyl-accepting chemotaxis protein is translated as MGNLKFKVSFVAGLITVICLSILGVVTYFFLKNLIYNQVIKTETSYIKVAKNSLISFQEKNLDAIQNYSKRILNFSYDELNSEKALMENVGEDLKILRDTGGFLAAYIAQPNGELVVSDTDSDAKGVDFGTYGKKDNYDARTREYYQEALKTNGVYITSSYIDVSSKLPCFTYAKALYKDGKFIGVLGIDILTKDLQKEYEANPGRTFAFDKNNKIFAATDKEQLKEGYNIDQIAALSKTKADFEPFEYIRKKDNSERFAICAKYENSTICIGEPLDIVREPILKMTYVQIVSSVIMVVIISFLLYIFIAKLLSPLTIIQNGLNAFFDFINHKTKNVSTINIKTNDEFGQISKAINENILITKQGLEQDNQAVKESVSTVQVVEKGDLTARITANPRNPQLVELKNVLNKLLDVLQEKVGSDMNAIHKIFEEYKSLDFRNKLENARGSVEVTTNALGEEIIKMLKQSSDFANHLASESSKLQNAVQNLTSSSNSQAASLEETAAALEEITSSMQNVSVKTSDVITQSEEIKNVTSIIGDIADQINLLALNAAIEAARAGEHGRGFAVVADEVRKLAERTQKSLSEIEANTNLLVQSINDMAESIKEQTAGITQINESVAAIDQTTKDNVEIANESAIISNTVSDIANNILEDVKKKRF
- a CDS encoding class I SAM-dependent methyltransferase; the protein is MNLWDKKAKSYARYAKLNDIQKQTFKKLNELNIDFTNKNIVDIGCGTGVWTLHLAQKAKSVLGIDNSKAMLEILKEDAIKNNINNIKILHLDFENFYKENQENFDIAFLSMSLALQNENDFKAFLNLASQRIYLGWADYRKSDFLDPIFKHFNTEFKGFNKQDLESFLLEKNITFYKFIFDETRIVERKKDEAIENALWHLNMNGIKAESNELKNLVTKDKIKEIIKSKIKLLIF